From one Anabas testudineus chromosome 21, fAnaTes1.2, whole genome shotgun sequence genomic stretch:
- the gpr1 gene encoding G-protein coupled receptor 1, with protein sequence MGDSSEDYANYTFEDYLEYGDLDDLKVDHSQKETIHIISVLVYIIAFVLGLIGNGTVIWVTAFKSKKTVNSVWLLNLAMADFVFVLFLPFFIDYILRDFHWGFGKAMCKINSFVSVMNMYASVLFLTVLSIDRYISIVHLNWSQRCRTVERAWVICGCIWVIAAALSCPALIFRDTMRLHDKMVCFNNFHGQDGHTTVMRHIIIVAIRTTVGFLLPFTAICVTGILLTVKVNQSQEIVRVSSFSRTVTAVILAFFLCWAPFHAFSLMELTIHSSFYLHNILKTGFPLVTSLGFFNSCVNPLLYMLLGKKVRHILKRACLDLTKSSLREFSQSISATEVESVPGPHQHSVSEEPVASSTL encoded by the coding sequence ATGGGTGATTCCAGTGAGGACTATGCAAACTATACCTTTGAAGATTACCTGGAGTATGGTGACTTGGATGACCTTAAAGTAGACCACTCGCAGAAGGAAACAATACACATTATCTCAGTGCTTGTCTACATTATTGCCTTTGTGCTTGGTCTGATTGGAAATGGAACTGTTATTTGGGTGACagcatttaaaagcaaaaagacTGTCAACAGTGTGTGGCTGCTCAATCTAGCCATggctgactttgtgtttgtgctttttctgcctttcttcATTGATTACATACTGCGGGATTTCCACTGGGGATTTGGCAAGGCCATGTGCAAGATTAATTcctttgtgtctgtgatgaACATGTATGCCAGTGTGCTCTTTCTCACAGTGCTTAGTATTGACAGGTACATCTCTATCGTCCATCTCAATTGGTCTCAGAGGTGTCGCACTGTTGAGAGGGCCTGGGTTATATGTGGTTGCATATGGGTGATAGCTGCAGCCTTGAGCTGtcctgcattaatttttcgTGACACCATGCGCTTACATGACAAAATGGTGTGCTTCAACAACTTCCATGGACAGGATGGACATACAACAGTCATGAGACACATTATAATAGTGGCCATCCGAACCACTGTGGGCTTCCTTCTTCCCTTTACTGCAATATGTGTGACAGGAATACTACTGACAGTCAAAGTGAATCAATCTCAGGAAATTGTTCGTGTGTCTAGCTTTTCCAGAACAGTCACTGCAGTCATCCTGGCTTTCTTTTTATGCTGGGCCCCTTTTCATGCTTTCAGCTTGATGGAGTTAACCATACATTCCTCATTTTATCTACACAACATACTGAAAACTGGTTTTCCTCTCGTCACCAGTTTAGGCTTTTTTAACAGCTGTGTTAACCCTCTGCTGTACATGCTTCTGGGAAAAAAGGTTCGACATATCCTGAAGCGTGCATGTTTGGACTTAACCAAAAGCTCACTAAGAGAGTTCAGCCAGTCAATCTCTGCCACTGAGGTGGAGTCTGTACCAGGACCTCATCAGCACAGTGTTTCAGAGGAGCCCGTTGCGTCATCAACTCTGTGA
- the LOC113173161 gene encoding disintegrin and metalloproteinase domain-containing protein 23 isoform X3 produces the protein MHLIFLATLLVSILSPWLLPSLASFVSRGVEDKVERDAVPALLKQQATAAPATDNTIHHAVEHAIAYPSRLIYYLNEDSESTYHDLDTRVKNQATEGQAVHLAQASFQLEAFGFRYILDLMLNNDLLSSDYVEIHYEEGKPVLSKGGEHCYYHGEVRGNNNSHVALSTCNGLHGMFDDGVYVYQIEPLQQTHSIDTAARPHKLRRTASPHWNSDSEEQMEEEQLFSELDDLSWLKRRKKRAMPRSTFEEMKYIELMIVSDHSMCKRHKTKQHTRNFAKSVVNLVDAIFKEQLHTRVVLVAVEMWTDKDQIPISVRPLEMLRDFSKYRQQSIKHHADAVHLFSNVTFHYRRSSAAYFGGMCSVSRGVGVNEYGSTWSMAASLSQSLAQNLGIQWDPASRRKECGCAESWTGCIMEDTGVQHSRRFSKCSISDYKEFLLKGGGSCLFNRPTKLFEATECGNGFVEVGEECDCGARAECYKECCKKCSLANGAHCSDGPCCNSTCLFYPRGYSCRYAVNDCDISETCSGDSGQCPLNLHKQDGYFCQVNQGRCYNGECKTRENQCKYIWGPKAGGSERFCYEKLNTEGTEKGNCGKDGDKWIQCSKHDVFCGYLLCTNIGRAPRIGMMKGDVTPTSFNHQGRVVECGGGHVLLDDETDLGYVEDGTPCGPSMMCLNHKCLPIQSLNMSTCPSGPNGQVCSAHGVCNNEATCTCDTTWAGTDCSMPDPPKEPETTQDEGPKEM, from the exons ATGCATTTGATATTTCTGGCCACTTTGCTCGTCAGCATCCTCTCGCCCTGGCTTCTTCCATCACTAGCGTCATTCG TTTCTCGAGGAGTAGAGGACAAGGTTGAGAGGGACGCAGTGCCAGCACTGCTGAAGCAACAGGCAACTGCAGCACCTGCTACAGACAACACAATACACCATGCAGTAGAGCATGCGATTGCTTACCCCTCGCGATTGATCTACTACCTGAACGAGGACTCTGAGAGTACCTACCATGACCTGGACACACGGGTCAAGAACCAAGCCACAGAGGGTCAG GCAGTCCACCTCGCCCAAGCCAGTTTCCAGTTAGAGGCATTTGGCTTCAGATACATTCTGGATCTAATGTTGAACAA tgactTGCTGTCTTCAGATTATGTTGAAATTCACTATGAAGAGGGCAAACCAGTTCTATCAAAG GGCGGTGAGCACTGTTACTACCACGGTGAGGTGAGAGGGAACAATAACTCCCACGTGGCCTTATCTACCTGCAACGGGCTGCA TGGGATGTTTGACGATGGAGTCTATGTGTATCAAATTGAGCCCTTACAACAGACTCATTCAATC GACACAGCTGCAAGGCCACACAAACTAAGAAGAACAGCTTCCCCTCACTGGAACAGCGACTCAGAGGAACAGA tggaGGAGGAACAGCTCTTCTCAGAGCTAGATGACTTATCCTGGCTGAAGCGCAGGAAAAAACGAGCT aTGCCTCGGAGTACTTTTGAGGAGATGAAGTACATAGAGCTCATGATTGTCAGTGACCACAGTATG TGTAAGCGACACAAGACAAAGCAGCACACGAGGAATTTTGCCAAGTCCGTGGTGAATCTTGTGGATGCT ATCTTCAAAGAGCAGCTACATACACGTGTGGTGCTCGTTGCTGTGGAGATGTGGACAGACAAAGATCAGATCCCCATCAGTGTGAGACCTCTAGAAATGCTGCGAGATTTCTCCAAGTACCGGCAACAAAGCATCAAGCACCATGCTGATGCTGTGCACCTCTTCTC AAATGTGACCTTCCATTATCGCAGAAGCAGCGCTGCTTACTTCGGGGGCATGTGTTCTGTGAGCCGTGGAGTAGGGGTCAATGAG TATGGCTCTACCTGGTCTATGGCAGCATCTCTATCCCAGAGCTTGGCGCAGAATCTGGGCATCCAGTGGGACCCAGCGTCCAGGAGAA AGGAATGTGGTTGTGCTGAATCGTGGACTGGCTGTATAATGGAAGACACTGG TGTCCAACACTCGCGGAGATTCTCCAAATGCAGCATCTCAGACTACAAGGAGTTCCTGTTGAAAGGTGGAGGATCGTGTCTGTTTAACAGGCCAACCAAG CTGTTCGAGGCAACCGAATGTGGGAATGGGTTTGTAGAAGTGGGAGAGGAGTGTGACTGCGGAGCGAGAGCA gagtGCTATAAGGAATGCTGCAAGAAGTGTTCCCTCGCCAATGGGGCACACTGCAGTGATGGCCCATGCTGCAATAGCACATGTCTG TTCTATCCACGAGGCTACAGTTGCCGCTACGCTGTGAACGACTGTGATATCTCAGAGACCTGCTCAGGAGACTCTGGACAG TGCCCTCTCAATCTCCATAAACAAGATGGTTACTTCTGCCAGGTTAACCAG GGTCGCTGCTACAATGGAGAGTGCAAGACCAGAGAGAACCAGTGTAAATACATCTGGGGGCCAA AGGCTGGAGGCTCAGAGAGGTTCTGCTACGAGAAGCTGAACACAGAGGGCACAGAGAAGGGCAACTGTGGAAAAGATGGAGACAAGTGGATCCAGTGTAGCAAACA TGATGTGTTCTGTGGTTACCTTTTGTGTACCAACATTGGCCGCGCCCCGCGCATTGGAATGATGAAAGGAGATGTTACTCCCACCTCCTTTAACCATCAAGGCAGGGTGGTGGAATGCGG TGGCGGCCATGTTCTTTTAGATGATGAGACTGATTTAGGCTACGTGGAGGATGGGACTCCCTGTGGGCCGTCAATGATGTGCCTTAACCACAAGTGTCTGCCCATCCAGTCACTCAACATGAGTACCTGCCCAAGTGGACCTAATGGACAGGTGTGCTCTGCCCATGGG GTGTGCAACAATGAAGCCACATGCACCTGTGACACCACCTGGGCGGGGACAGACTGTAGCATGCCTGACCCACCTAAAGAGCCTGAGACCACTCAGGATGAAGGACCCAAGG
- the LOC113173161 gene encoding disintegrin and metalloproteinase domain-containing protein 23 isoform X1, which translates to MHLIFLATLLVSILSPWLLPSLASFVSRGVEDKVERDAVPALLKQQATAAPATDNTIHHAVEHAIAYPSRLIYYLNEDSESTYHDLDTRVKNQATEGQAVHLAQASFQLEAFGFRYILDLMLNNDLLSSDYVEIHYEEGKPVLSKGGEHCYYHGEVRGNNNSHVALSTCNGLHGMFDDGVYVYQIEPLQQTHSIDTAARPHKLRRTASPHWNSDSEEQMEEEQLFSELDDLSWLKRRKKRAMPRSTFEEMKYIELMIVSDHSMCKRHKTKQHTRNFAKSVVNLVDAIFKEQLHTRVVLVAVEMWTDKDQIPISVRPLEMLRDFSKYRQQSIKHHADAVHLFSNVTFHYRRSSAAYFGGMCSVSRGVGVNEYGSTWSMAASLSQSLAQNLGIQWDPASRRKECGCAESWTGCIMEDTGVQHSRRFSKCSISDYKEFLLKGGGSCLFNRPTKLFEATECGNGFVEVGEECDCGARAECYKECCKKCSLANGAHCSDGPCCNSTCLFYPRGYSCRYAVNDCDISETCSGDSGQCPLNLHKQDGYFCQVNQGRCYNGECKTRENQCKYIWGPKAGGSERFCYEKLNTEGTEKGNCGKDGDKWIQCSKHDVFCGYLLCTNIGRAPRIGMMKGDVTPTSFNHQGRVVECGGGHVLLDDETDLGYVEDGTPCGPSMMCLNHKCLPIQSLNMSTCPSGPNGQVCSAHGVCNNEATCTCDTTWAGTDCSMPDPPKEPETTQDEGPKGPSATNLIIGSIAGAILVAAIVLGGTGWGFKNVKKRRYDPNASAI; encoded by the exons ATGCATTTGATATTTCTGGCCACTTTGCTCGTCAGCATCCTCTCGCCCTGGCTTCTTCCATCACTAGCGTCATTCG TTTCTCGAGGAGTAGAGGACAAGGTTGAGAGGGACGCAGTGCCAGCACTGCTGAAGCAACAGGCAACTGCAGCACCTGCTACAGACAACACAATACACCATGCAGTAGAGCATGCGATTGCTTACCCCTCGCGATTGATCTACTACCTGAACGAGGACTCTGAGAGTACCTACCATGACCTGGACACACGGGTCAAGAACCAAGCCACAGAGGGTCAG GCAGTCCACCTCGCCCAAGCCAGTTTCCAGTTAGAGGCATTTGGCTTCAGATACATTCTGGATCTAATGTTGAACAA tgactTGCTGTCTTCAGATTATGTTGAAATTCACTATGAAGAGGGCAAACCAGTTCTATCAAAG GGCGGTGAGCACTGTTACTACCACGGTGAGGTGAGAGGGAACAATAACTCCCACGTGGCCTTATCTACCTGCAACGGGCTGCA TGGGATGTTTGACGATGGAGTCTATGTGTATCAAATTGAGCCCTTACAACAGACTCATTCAATC GACACAGCTGCAAGGCCACACAAACTAAGAAGAACAGCTTCCCCTCACTGGAACAGCGACTCAGAGGAACAGA tggaGGAGGAACAGCTCTTCTCAGAGCTAGATGACTTATCCTGGCTGAAGCGCAGGAAAAAACGAGCT aTGCCTCGGAGTACTTTTGAGGAGATGAAGTACATAGAGCTCATGATTGTCAGTGACCACAGTATG TGTAAGCGACACAAGACAAAGCAGCACACGAGGAATTTTGCCAAGTCCGTGGTGAATCTTGTGGATGCT ATCTTCAAAGAGCAGCTACATACACGTGTGGTGCTCGTTGCTGTGGAGATGTGGACAGACAAAGATCAGATCCCCATCAGTGTGAGACCTCTAGAAATGCTGCGAGATTTCTCCAAGTACCGGCAACAAAGCATCAAGCACCATGCTGATGCTGTGCACCTCTTCTC AAATGTGACCTTCCATTATCGCAGAAGCAGCGCTGCTTACTTCGGGGGCATGTGTTCTGTGAGCCGTGGAGTAGGGGTCAATGAG TATGGCTCTACCTGGTCTATGGCAGCATCTCTATCCCAGAGCTTGGCGCAGAATCTGGGCATCCAGTGGGACCCAGCGTCCAGGAGAA AGGAATGTGGTTGTGCTGAATCGTGGACTGGCTGTATAATGGAAGACACTGG TGTCCAACACTCGCGGAGATTCTCCAAATGCAGCATCTCAGACTACAAGGAGTTCCTGTTGAAAGGTGGAGGATCGTGTCTGTTTAACAGGCCAACCAAG CTGTTCGAGGCAACCGAATGTGGGAATGGGTTTGTAGAAGTGGGAGAGGAGTGTGACTGCGGAGCGAGAGCA gagtGCTATAAGGAATGCTGCAAGAAGTGTTCCCTCGCCAATGGGGCACACTGCAGTGATGGCCCATGCTGCAATAGCACATGTCTG TTCTATCCACGAGGCTACAGTTGCCGCTACGCTGTGAACGACTGTGATATCTCAGAGACCTGCTCAGGAGACTCTGGACAG TGCCCTCTCAATCTCCATAAACAAGATGGTTACTTCTGCCAGGTTAACCAG GGTCGCTGCTACAATGGAGAGTGCAAGACCAGAGAGAACCAGTGTAAATACATCTGGGGGCCAA AGGCTGGAGGCTCAGAGAGGTTCTGCTACGAGAAGCTGAACACAGAGGGCACAGAGAAGGGCAACTGTGGAAAAGATGGAGACAAGTGGATCCAGTGTAGCAAACA TGATGTGTTCTGTGGTTACCTTTTGTGTACCAACATTGGCCGCGCCCCGCGCATTGGAATGATGAAAGGAGATGTTACTCCCACCTCCTTTAACCATCAAGGCAGGGTGGTGGAATGCGG TGGCGGCCATGTTCTTTTAGATGATGAGACTGATTTAGGCTACGTGGAGGATGGGACTCCCTGTGGGCCGTCAATGATGTGCCTTAACCACAAGTGTCTGCCCATCCAGTCACTCAACATGAGTACCTGCCCAAGTGGACCTAATGGACAGGTGTGCTCTGCCCATGGG GTGTGCAACAATGAAGCCACATGCACCTGTGACACCACCTGGGCGGGGACAGACTGTAGCATGCCTGACCCACCTAAAGAGCCTGAGACCACTCAGGATGAAGGACCCAAGG GTCCTAGTGCCACCAATCTTATTATAGGCTCCATCGCCGGAGCCATCCTTGTGGCTGCCATAGTGCTGGGGGGGACTGGATGGGGCTTTAA
- the LOC113173161 gene encoding disintegrin and metalloproteinase domain-containing protein 23 isoform X2 has protein sequence MHLIFLATLLVSILSPWLLPSLASFVSRGVEDKVERDAVPALLKQQATAAPATDNTIHHAVEHAIAYPSRLIYYLNEDSESTYHDLDTRVKNQATEGQAVHLAQASFQLEAFGFRYILDLMLNNDLLSSDYVEIHYEEGKPVLSKGGEHCYYHGEVRGNNNSHVALSTCNGLHGMFDDGVYVYQIEPLQQTHSIDTAARPHKLRRTASPHWNSDSEEQMEEEQLFSELDDLSWLKRRKKRAMPRSTFEEMKYIELMIVSDHSMCKRHKTKQHTRNFAKSVVNLVDAIFKEQLHTRVVLVAVEMWTDKDQIPISVRPLEMLRDFSKYRQQSIKHHADAVHLFSNVTFHYRRSSAAYFGGMCSVSRGVGVNEYGSTWSMAASLSQSLAQNLGIQWDPASRRKECGCAESWTGCIMEDTGVQHSRRFSKCSISDYKEFLLKGGGSCLFNRPTKLFEATECGNGFVEVGEECDCGARAECYKECCKKCSLANGAHCSDGPCCNSTCLFYPRGYSCRYAVNDCDISETCSGDSGQCPLNLHKQDGYFCQVNQGRCYNGECKTRENQCKYIWGPKAGGSERFCYEKLNTEGTEKGNCGKDGDKWIQCSKHDVFCGYLLCTNIGRAPRIGMMKGDVTPTSFNHQGRVVECGGGHVLLDDETDLGYVEDGTPCGPSMMCLNHKCLPIQSLNMSTCPSGPNGQVCSAHGVCNNEATCTCDTTWAGTDCSMPDPPKEPETTQDEGPKVSVATNRLIGAVAGTILALGVIFGGTGWGIE, from the exons ATGCATTTGATATTTCTGGCCACTTTGCTCGTCAGCATCCTCTCGCCCTGGCTTCTTCCATCACTAGCGTCATTCG TTTCTCGAGGAGTAGAGGACAAGGTTGAGAGGGACGCAGTGCCAGCACTGCTGAAGCAACAGGCAACTGCAGCACCTGCTACAGACAACACAATACACCATGCAGTAGAGCATGCGATTGCTTACCCCTCGCGATTGATCTACTACCTGAACGAGGACTCTGAGAGTACCTACCATGACCTGGACACACGGGTCAAGAACCAAGCCACAGAGGGTCAG GCAGTCCACCTCGCCCAAGCCAGTTTCCAGTTAGAGGCATTTGGCTTCAGATACATTCTGGATCTAATGTTGAACAA tgactTGCTGTCTTCAGATTATGTTGAAATTCACTATGAAGAGGGCAAACCAGTTCTATCAAAG GGCGGTGAGCACTGTTACTACCACGGTGAGGTGAGAGGGAACAATAACTCCCACGTGGCCTTATCTACCTGCAACGGGCTGCA TGGGATGTTTGACGATGGAGTCTATGTGTATCAAATTGAGCCCTTACAACAGACTCATTCAATC GACACAGCTGCAAGGCCACACAAACTAAGAAGAACAGCTTCCCCTCACTGGAACAGCGACTCAGAGGAACAGA tggaGGAGGAACAGCTCTTCTCAGAGCTAGATGACTTATCCTGGCTGAAGCGCAGGAAAAAACGAGCT aTGCCTCGGAGTACTTTTGAGGAGATGAAGTACATAGAGCTCATGATTGTCAGTGACCACAGTATG TGTAAGCGACACAAGACAAAGCAGCACACGAGGAATTTTGCCAAGTCCGTGGTGAATCTTGTGGATGCT ATCTTCAAAGAGCAGCTACATACACGTGTGGTGCTCGTTGCTGTGGAGATGTGGACAGACAAAGATCAGATCCCCATCAGTGTGAGACCTCTAGAAATGCTGCGAGATTTCTCCAAGTACCGGCAACAAAGCATCAAGCACCATGCTGATGCTGTGCACCTCTTCTC AAATGTGACCTTCCATTATCGCAGAAGCAGCGCTGCTTACTTCGGGGGCATGTGTTCTGTGAGCCGTGGAGTAGGGGTCAATGAG TATGGCTCTACCTGGTCTATGGCAGCATCTCTATCCCAGAGCTTGGCGCAGAATCTGGGCATCCAGTGGGACCCAGCGTCCAGGAGAA AGGAATGTGGTTGTGCTGAATCGTGGACTGGCTGTATAATGGAAGACACTGG TGTCCAACACTCGCGGAGATTCTCCAAATGCAGCATCTCAGACTACAAGGAGTTCCTGTTGAAAGGTGGAGGATCGTGTCTGTTTAACAGGCCAACCAAG CTGTTCGAGGCAACCGAATGTGGGAATGGGTTTGTAGAAGTGGGAGAGGAGTGTGACTGCGGAGCGAGAGCA gagtGCTATAAGGAATGCTGCAAGAAGTGTTCCCTCGCCAATGGGGCACACTGCAGTGATGGCCCATGCTGCAATAGCACATGTCTG TTCTATCCACGAGGCTACAGTTGCCGCTACGCTGTGAACGACTGTGATATCTCAGAGACCTGCTCAGGAGACTCTGGACAG TGCCCTCTCAATCTCCATAAACAAGATGGTTACTTCTGCCAGGTTAACCAG GGTCGCTGCTACAATGGAGAGTGCAAGACCAGAGAGAACCAGTGTAAATACATCTGGGGGCCAA AGGCTGGAGGCTCAGAGAGGTTCTGCTACGAGAAGCTGAACACAGAGGGCACAGAGAAGGGCAACTGTGGAAAAGATGGAGACAAGTGGATCCAGTGTAGCAAACA TGATGTGTTCTGTGGTTACCTTTTGTGTACCAACATTGGCCGCGCCCCGCGCATTGGAATGATGAAAGGAGATGTTACTCCCACCTCCTTTAACCATCAAGGCAGGGTGGTGGAATGCGG TGGCGGCCATGTTCTTTTAGATGATGAGACTGATTTAGGCTACGTGGAGGATGGGACTCCCTGTGGGCCGTCAATGATGTGCCTTAACCACAAGTGTCTGCCCATCCAGTCACTCAACATGAGTACCTGCCCAAGTGGACCTAATGGACAGGTGTGCTCTGCCCATGGG GTGTGCAACAATGAAGCCACATGCACCTGTGACACCACCTGGGCGGGGACAGACTGTAGCATGCCTGACCCACCTAAAGAGCCTGAGACCACTCAGGATGAAGGACCCAAGG TGAGCGTGGCCACTAACAGGCTGATAGGGGCAGTAGCAGGGACCATTCTGGCCCTGGGGGTGATTTTTGGAGGCACAGGGTGGGGAATAGAGTAA